The following coding sequences are from one Rutidosis leptorrhynchoides isolate AG116_Rl617_1_P2 chromosome 11, CSIRO_AGI_Rlap_v1, whole genome shotgun sequence window:
- the LOC139874408 gene encoding WUSCHEL-related homeobox 4-like produces MTSSPMSMTTTVNGGSGSGGGGTRWCPTPEQVMLLEGMYRGGLKTPTATQIQQITSRLSIYGKIQGKNVFYWFQNHKARDRQKLRKKIMALYQQHRVYPAYDHHPFLPPLQKVGGVEDASICKQIINNWKVDLQSNQTNSCKLMFDCPLMSMIMMDHNHGATPQCTREPPKTLQLFPITTTNLKEDNEQSTITSKP; encoded by the exons ATGACATCATCACCCATGTCCATGACAACCACCGTTAACGGTGGCAGTGGTAGTGGCGGTGGTGGAACTAGGTGGTGTCCAACACCCGAACAAGTGATGTTATTGGAAGGAATGTATAGAGGTGGCTTAAAAACACCAACGGCGACTCAAATACAACAAATCACCTCAAGGTTATCAATTTATGGTAAAATTCAAGGAAAAAATGTGTTCTATTGGTTTCAAAAtcataaagctcgtgatagacaaaAGCTTCGAAAGAAAATAATGGCATTGTACCAACAACATCGCGTTTACCCTGCTTATGATCATCATCCATTTCTTCCTCCTCTTCAAAAG GTTGGTGGAGTTGAAGATGCATCAATATGTAAACAAATTATCAACAATTGGAAGGTGGATCTCCAATCTAATCAGACCAATTCATGCAAACTCATGTTTGATTGCCCACTTATGTCAATGATAATGATGGATCATAATCATGGTGCAACTCCACAATGCACAAGAGAACCACCAAAAACACTACAACTCTTCCCAATCACCACCACAAATCTCAAAGAAGATAATGAGCAATCCACCATCACCTCCAAACCCTAA